Within Apostichopus japonicus isolate 1M-3 chromosome 23, ASM3797524v1, whole genome shotgun sequence, the genomic segment ATGATACATAGATGAATTACAATGTTGTTGCAATTGACAGTTCGCGGTAAACTTACAGCAAGTTTAAATTTATACCATTTATCTCAATGGGAATTAACTGTGTGATATAGCTTGGCGCGTGCCATGCATGTCGGAAATGTTCATATATGTGATGACATTGGTACGTGTGTGTTCACAAGCTCTTCGTTCAGTTAGAAAAATAGTACACGAACAAATAAAAACTTTAATATAGCCATTAGTAATCGAGAATTTTGTTTGAACTTGGGGACTTTGCAATACAGTAGGATGTAAAGGTAAGTTATAAAATATGTGACAATTACTTATCGATTCCTTGACCAATGAAAAAAGTTCGTTGCACATCAATCTTATGACGTACTTAGCCGAGTCTAACATTAGGCTTAGTTCTACAGTAATGTTAACAGAGGCCTAACTACAGTCGTAGTGTACATGACAATGTGGCCTTGACGATGTCCATTTTACTTTCTTTAGACAAAATAGGTGTTATAAAAATGTTAATGATTCTTTCACATGCTTATTACGTTGCTTTTCAGTTTCTTTGCGTTCATGAATTTAAATTGAGCATTGCctataattatttcaaattccCGAGGTGCCCACAGTTTTTATTTGTTAGCCTAACACAGTAATAGTTAGGCCTAAGTTCGATCTAGTAGATCtagcatacatacatgcattatGTGTAAGTTAACTTAAACAAGTATTCTGTTGCCTATGAACTttcataaacattttcataaatttaaattCACAAATTCCCTTCCGAAATACATACCAGTTTGGGATGTTCATTCTtatgttgttattaattaaatgtCACGTCATTGTTTTGTGCTGTAAGAATATTTGAATTAACATGACAGCCATGTTAATTCATTTGGGAGAGCCCTATATACAGCTGTTGTTTTTATATGAACAGGATAGAGAATTTTATGAGAAATATGGAGATGTGTATATGGGTGGTGGGAAAAGTTCTAAGATTTCAAGATTtgtgaaaaatgtgaaaatcgTTTGAAACATGAGAAAGTTTGACCTAGTTTTGCGAATAAATCAAGGAATATTCTTCATTTGTGTACAAATAAATAGCTTTACTTTGGTGGAACAGACTGGGGGAAGGGGAGTTGCATGTGCATAGGCCAAACAGTGGCCAAGCCCCTCTCCCAGTTAGTATGTTTGGAAAAAGGCCCTTGCAGAAAATCTGATCATGGAAGAAGAGGGAAGGTTCTTAGTGTGTCCCTGAAATTGGTGTTCATTAAGTTGTGTTGGTGTAATTTATGTAGAATAAGATCATTGGTTTGCCAGAGACTGTATTGGTGTCAGAACGTCTCCCCAAACTATCTtttccttcccccctccccagtGGATAAATACTGGGAATGGCTAGAAGaccttaaaatatttcaaaggaaTTTCTAcaaggggggaggagggaggaaggggggggggttgagtgaAGGAAAAGTGATCAAGGTAATTCAAGGGAGAGAATGGCTTACCTTCATTATAATATTCTGGGTGCAGTGCTTGTACTTGAACCATGTATACATTACATCCAATGTCATTATGTAAGTTCAATGGTGGTTGTAACTTTCCAGTTGTAACTCAAAAATAAAACGGTTTAACCACTCACGAAACCTGCCTTCTTAACTAAAGTTactttttcatgatttttgaATTCTACTTGACTAtagccctccccctccctgtcCTTCTCTCCTAATCCAGAAAAATCTGGTTTTTGACATGTAAGTATGTATCTAACTATGGACGTATACATTTAGTTACAATCACTGTATATGTGGTGCGGCATCCCCTCACTGTTCATCCAGATTTTTTACATATTAGATTAAGTTATGACACTCTGCTTAAGAGTTATTCCAACATTGTCGTTTCATTTCGATAGCAACAGACACATTAACAATATGGAATCAGTCACACTACAGTAGTATTTTTATTTCTGCATTCACTCATACAGGTTCAAATCCTGAAATCATCAGATGATGATGACGTTTCAGCGACCACTTACTCCGAGCTGCTCACACTTGATAAGCAAGGCCGTGcgaaaacaaaaacatctttTGCTCGAAGAGCAGACGACAGGCATGTTGCTGGTAACCCTGGTAACCAAGCACAGGAAACAGTTCAGAGAGGACAGAGACTGCAGCAAGGTGGGTTCccttttgtttgtatgtatgtatgtatatatgtatgtattttagatcctcctgcaagcaggaacttgcgaagaagctatcattggcttatcaagccgcaggctgaccgaagtcagtctcttagattcatatttaaagaccataattatgaattgtcaacaactctgtaactggacgacatacattaacctTGGAGTGACtggaactcgggaccttatgattgaaaggcaccggctttaaccactgagctaaccaCTGAGCCTTTTAAGTAAAGTATTTGACCAGAGATATATCCAGGTTAAAAATTATGAATTTCAATTTGTAAGTAATTATTAAATGATTTCAAGAAAATTTTCCTGATTTTTGTAACACTCATAAAAACATGATATCCTCAAtgagcaagaaaaaaaaaccaaagagaGAAAGTAAGAAGTCCAAAGGTGACTAATTCTTTCTAGCATATGTTTGAAGGGTTTCATTTTTACCGTTGATAGTAATTGAATGTGATTAacatatgatatttttttttctattcttgtttttttgcCACATCAGCAGCAGCATCTTGTCCTGGGAAGAAAAGTCGATGTCCAACACCAGCATCGTCCGAGATTGCCGATATATCGACCGTCGAACAGAGTGATCGCAGTCCGACACAAAGATATATGGGTAAGCCCTCTCTTACATCAGCCGAATCCTCATCCGATGACTTCATACCAATAATTCCATCGTGGAGGATGAGAAACAGGCCTGTCGAAGAGAAGGTCGGTGATGTGACgtcagaggaggaggaggaggaggaggaggaggaggaggagaatgAAGAGGAGGAGAATACTGTGGCCGATCAAGGACAAGGCAACGATTTAGCATGTCACAGCGAGGAGCCAGTTATAAGCAGAAGAGGCAATGACATTACATCACAAGAAAAGCCAGTGAGGGAATGGATTGGAGGAGATGGTTCCTGGCAAGATGGGAGACGGGATCAGATGGTAGAGGAACAAGAACCAGCGAATGCATCCATGTCAAGAAGAGCAGGCCCGGGACGAGGAAGTCTCAGGAGGCAGCAAAGCGTGAGGCAGGAAGAACTGAGCAATTCGAGAGCAATTGAAAAGCGAATGTCGAGAAGGGAATCAAAAAAAATAGGGAAAAGAGGGACGGAGCAGAAAAATAGAGAGAAGAAGAATTTCGCCCTCAGAGAAAGTTTAAAagaacaagtcgtcaaaatagAAGAGAAAATTAGAGTTCAGAAGGACAATGAAGTGAAAGAACTTCTAAAGGATGAAAAGTTTGCAGATGGTTACAGacaaaagaaacagaaagagGAAGAACAAAAGAGGAGAGAAGAGTACTTGAGAGAAAACGGATTCGTTTCTGAGGAGATTGACGACAAAGACATA encodes:
- the LOC139964697 gene encoding uncharacterized protein isoform X1, which gives rise to MGCQHSKCQVRREERGSGSVRDRKGNFWNWIGRKRRAMVQILKSSDDDDVSATTYSELLTLDKQGRAKTKTSFARRADDRHVAGNPGNQAQETVQRGQRLQQAAASCPGKKSRCPTPASSEIADISTVEQSDRSPTQRYMGKPSLTSAESSSDDFIPIIPSWRMRNRPVEEKVGDVTSEEEEEEEEEEEENEEEENTVADQGQGNDLACHSEEPVISRRGNDITSQEKPVREWIGGDGSWQDGRRDQMVEEQEPANASMSRRAGPGRGSLRRQQSVRQEELSNSRAIEKRMSRRESKKIGKRGTEQKNREKKNFALRESLKEQVVKIEEKIRVQKDNEVKELLKDEKFADGYRQKKQKEEEQKRREEYLRENGFVSEEIDDKDIRQFKYRAIQRQIAEKEERRKIQKQQRAEEEKGLEEEKKRKEEMKLERYFERLRLKRENEKQQLKQQREEEERREKAQGILDEIETIAEMRKRETRARQEKMKSERLSDERRQRLSVIDEIDESYRESENSSNRSRSELPSDSIDDLLQRKVKKNQPPSQPDQRISVETREVTGIGHRVGELVNQSIGFSNFSNRYQSRFHASRFPAAITKSVRPLRVHANPTHGSRITGSDFSRHQALNGQNNRPQPSTVTNQREKPTRPKAAVGERPPVPSVGRSPESARLFFQRQRRQ
- the LOC139964697 gene encoding uncharacterized protein isoform X2, with protein sequence MGCQHSKCQVRREERGSGSVRDRKGNFWNWIGRKRRAMVQILKSSDDDDVSATTYSELLTLDKQGRAKTKTSFARRADDRHVAGNPGNQAQETVQRGQRLQQAAASCPGKKSRCPTPASSEIADISTVEQSDRSPTQRYMGKPSLTSAESSSDDFIPIIPSWRMRNRPVEEKVGDVTSEEEEEEEEEEEENEEEENTVADQGQGNDLACHSEEPVISRRGNDITSQEKPVREWIGGDGSWQDGRRDQMVEEQEPANASMSRRAGPGRGSLRRQQSVRQEELSNSRAIEKRMSRRESKKIGKRGTEQKNREKKNFALRESLKEQVVKIEEKIRVQKDNEVKELLKDEKFADGYRQKKQKEEEQKRREEYLRENGFVSEEIDDKDIRQFKYRAIQRQIAEKEERRKIQKQQRAEEEKGLEEEKKRKEEMKLERYFERLRLKRENEKQQLKQQREEEERREKAQGILDEIETIAEMRKRETRARQEKMKSERLSDERRQRLSVIDEIDESYRESENSSNRSRSELPSDSIDDLLQRKVKKKSTSFSTRPEDLRRDERGYWDRTQSW